In a genomic window of Glycine max cultivar Williams 82 chromosome 13, Glycine_max_v4.0, whole genome shotgun sequence:
- the LOC100776408 gene encoding iron-sulfur cluster assembly protein 1 yields MLRIAASAKTIVRTGSLEAPPLGIRVLPRLYHERVVDHYDNPRNVGSFDKNDPTVGTGLVGAPACGDVMKLQIKVDDKTGKIVDARFKTFGCGSAIASSSVATEWVKEKQIEEVLTIKNTEIAKHLSLPPVKLHCSMLAEDAIKAAVKDYEAKRASASAGGQTTTGEKAATA; encoded by the exons atgctgAGAATCGCTGCTAGCGCGAAGACAATTGTTCGAACGGGGTCGTTGGAGGCGCCACCATTGGGGATTAGGGTTCTGCCTCGGCTCTACCACGAGAGGGTGGTGGACCACTACGATAACCCCCGCAACGTTGGATCCTTCGACAAGAACGACCCCACCGTCGGAACGGGTCTTGTCGGAGCACCCGCGTGTGGTGACGTCATGAAACTCCAGATTAAGGTTGATGACAAAACGGGGAAGATCGTCGATGCTCGCTTCAAAACCTTCGGGTGTGGATCCGCTATTGCTTCCTCCTCCGTCG CTACTGAATGGGTTAAGGAAAAGCAAATAGAGGAAGTTTTGACCATTAAAAACAC TGAAATTGCAAAGCATCTTTCACTTCCACCAGTCAAGCTTCACTGCAGCATGCTTGCTGAGGATGCTATAAAAGCAGCTGTTAAAGATTATGAAGCTAAGCGTGCCTCAGCATCTGCTGGTGGACAGACTACAACTGGAGAGAAAGCTGCCACTGCTTGA